Proteins encoded by one window of Dendropsophus ebraccatus isolate aDenEbr1 chromosome 4, aDenEbr1.pat, whole genome shotgun sequence:
- the B3GALT2 gene encoding beta-1,3-galactosyltransferase 2 — protein MLQWRRRHCCLAKMTWNSKRSLFRTHLTGLLSLVFLFAMFLFFSHHNSFTGRVGMKDNPVTHAIRGFKATKSETNSSLRNIWKDTLPQTLRPHTSSNLSNAESQHQGVTGLENTLSTNGSIYSEKGLGRQNLYHYKYIINEPEKCQEKTPFLILLIAAEPRQIEARQAIRQTWGNESLAPGIHIIRLFLLGLHTKINGLIEQAIVDESRQYHDIIQQEYLDTYYNLTIKTLMGMNWVATYCPQVPYVMKTDSDMFVNTEYLIHKLLKPDQPPRTNYFTGYLMRGYAPNRNKDSKWYMSPDLYPSERYPVFCSGTGYVFSGDLAEKIFKVSLSIRRLHLEDVYVGICLAKLRIDPIPPPNEFVFNHWRVSYSSCKYSHLITSHQFQPGELIKYWNHLQQNKHNACANAAKEKASRYRHRKMH, from the coding sequence ATGCTTCAGTGGAGGAGACGTCACTGCTGCCTGGCCAAGATGACCTGGAATAGCAAGCGCTCCCTCTTCCGGACCCACCTCACCGGCCTCCTGTCCCTGGTCTTTTTGTTCGCCATGTTCCTGTTTTTCAGTCACCACAACTCCTTCACCGGTAGGGTCGGAATGAAAGACAATCCGGTGACTCACGCCATCCGGGGATTTAAAGCGACGAAAAGCGAGACCAACAGCTCCTTAAGGAATATCTGGAAGGATACCCTGCCTCAGACTCTAAGACCCCACACCTCTTCCAATCTAAGCAACGCCGAATCGCAACACCAAGGGGTCACTGGATTGGAGAACACCTTGAGCACCAATGGAAGTATCTACAGCGAGAAGGGCCTTGGGCGCCAAAACTTATACCATTACAAATATATCATAAATGAGCCGGAGAAATGCCAAGAGAAGACGCCTTTCCTCATCCTCCTTATAGCGGCGGAGCCTCGACAGATTGAGGCGCGACAGGCTATAAGGCAGACCTGGGGGAACGAGAGCCTGGCCCCGGGCATCCATATCATAAGACTCTTCCTGCTTGGTTTACACACCAAGATAAATGGGTTAATAGAACAAGCTATTGTGGATGAAAGCCGGCAGTACCACGATATCATCCAACAAGAGTATCTAGACACTTATTATAACCTAACCATTAAGACTCTGATGGGCATGAACTGGGTGGCAACGTACTGCCCGCAGGTCCCGTATGTCATGAAGACGGATAGTGACATGTTTGTTAACACTGAATACTTAATACACAAACTACTGAAGCCCGACCAGCCACCAAGAACAAACTACTTCACAGGGTATTTAATGCGAGGCTATGCACCCAACCGGAATAAGGACAGCAAGTGGTACATGTCTCCGGACCTGTACCCGAGCGAGCGCTACCCTGTCTTCTGTTCCGGGACTGGTTATGTGTTTTCTGGAGACCTAGCCGAGAAAATCTTTAAAGTGTCTTTAAGTATTAGACGGTTACACTTAGAGGATGTGTATGTGGGCATCTGCCTGGCTAAGCTGCGTATTGACCCTATACCCCCGCCCAATGAGTTTGTATTCAATCACTGGAGAGTTTCCTATTCTAGCTGTAAATATAGTCACCTTATTACCTCCCATCAGTTCCAGCCTGGGGAACTGATCAAGTACTGGAACCACTTACAACAGAACAAGCACAATGCCTGTGCCAATGCAGCCAAGGAAAAAGCCAGTAGGTATCGGCATCGTAAAATGCACTAA